Proteins encoded by one window of Sphaerodactylus townsendi isolate TG3544 linkage group LG02, MPM_Stown_v2.3, whole genome shotgun sequence:
- the LOC125426578 gene encoding SRA stem-loop-interacting RNA-binding protein, mitochondrial, whose protein sequence is MAAGGAPRRVFELFVARVPWTASANEVREYFSQFGTVRKCILPFERETGFHKGISWVGFSSEESLRNALQKESHILEGVKIDVQLQKRKDFQRQQSDRRITDNS, encoded by the exons ATGGCGGCGGGAGGAGCTCCGCGGCGGGTCTTTGAGCTTTTCGTGGCTCGCGTGCCCTGGACTGCTTCGGCGA ATGAAGTAAGAGAATATTTTAGCCAGTTTGGTACTGTGAGAAAATGCATCCTGCCATtt gaaagagaaacaggtttCCACAAAGGCATTTCTTGGGTtggattttcttcagaggaaagcCTAAGGAATGCTTTGCAGAAAGAAAGTCATATACTGGAGGGAGTTAAG ATTGATGTTCAACTGCAAAAAAGGAAAGATTTTCAACGGCAACAGTCTGACAGAAGGATTACTGACAACAGTTGA